Proteins encoded together in one Caldicellulosiruptor saccharolyticus DSM 8903 window:
- the remB gene encoding extracellular matrix regulator RemB: MFAHIGEDYVVNSSELLLIMSYDIFMSSEDNLRILESLKNEDRLVVINDDLKKSIIILEIDGRLYAIVSPVSSTTIAKRFLNFNYYVDNYLDES; the protein is encoded by the coding sequence ATGTTTGCTCATATAGGTGAGGATTATGTTGTAAACAGTTCAGAGCTTCTTTTGATAATGAGCTACGACATTTTTATGAGCTCTGAAGATAACTTGAGAATTTTGGAAAGTCTTAAAAACGAAGATAGGCTTGTTGTCATAAACGATGATTTGAAAAAGTCAATTATAATCCTTGAGATTGATGGAAGACTGTATGCTATTGTCTCTCCTGTGTCCTCAACAACAATTGCAAAAAGGTTTTTGAATTTTAATTACTATGTAGACAACTACTTAGATGAAAGTTAA
- the recF gene encoding DNA replication/repair protein RecF (All proteins in this family for which functions are known are DNA-binding proteins that assist the filamentation of RecA onto DNA for the initiation of recombination or recombinational repair.), whose amino-acid sequence MIIKSIYLENFRNHNERFFEFKDGINLILGKNASGKTNLLEAIYFCLCGKSFKSKDTNLISFDSEYFKLEASVLANDVEYGILCYVDRLGQKRIMINEKKINRLSELIEKFKFVYFEPDSTELIKQDPKVRRKFLDMEVAKLYPYMIKTFQDYQKALMSRNAFLKSYDKKDIIDVYDIELSKLGCQILKKREETIKRLSEATKEIWYKVFEDKSTIDIVFRPSIPSSSEEEYYSQLKKQFEKDVQMGFTTKGVHRDDFDVFINGQNAKEYASEGQIKFACIAISLASAKLFEKPVLLLDDIFSELDSEKRKNVLKLCKDYQAIITSADEKDSLVKTGLLSHDINNLIQL is encoded by the coding sequence ATGATAATAAAGAGTATTTACCTTGAAAATTTTAGAAATCATAATGAAAGGTTTTTTGAGTTCAAAGATGGAATAAATTTGATTTTAGGTAAAAACGCCTCAGGAAAGACAAACCTTCTTGAGGCTATATATTTTTGTCTTTGTGGAAAGTCTTTTAAATCAAAGGATACAAATCTCATCAGTTTCGATAGCGAATATTTTAAGCTTGAAGCAAGTGTTTTAGCAAATGACGTTGAATATGGTATATTATGCTATGTAGACAGGCTCGGTCAAAAGAGAATAATGATAAATGAGAAGAAAATAAATAGGCTATCCGAGCTTATAGAAAAATTCAAATTTGTATATTTTGAGCCAGATTCGACAGAGCTTATAAAGCAAGACCCAAAAGTGCGACGAAAGTTTTTGGATATGGAGGTTGCAAAACTATACCCTTACATGATAAAAACCTTTCAAGACTATCAAAAAGCCTTGATGAGCAGAAACGCTTTTTTGAAAAGTTATGATAAAAAGGATATAATAGATGTGTATGATATTGAGCTTTCTAAATTGGGTTGTCAGATATTAAAAAAAAGAGAAGAGACAATAAAGAGGTTGTCTGAGGCAACAAAAGAGATTTGGTACAAAGTGTTTGAAGACAAAAGCACAATTGATATTGTCTTCAGACCCTCTATTCCATCATCAAGTGAGGAAGAGTATTACAGCCAGCTTAAGAAGCAGTTTGAAAAGGATGTTCAGATGGGGTTTACAACCAAAGGTGTTCACAGAGATGATTTTGATGTTTTTATAAACGGCCAAAATGCAAAAGAATATGCCTCAGAAGGCCAAATTAAGTTTGCATGCATTGCAATCTCTCTTGCATCTGCAAAGCTTTTTGAAAAACCAGTTTTGCTTTTAGATGATATATTCTCAGAGCTTGACAGTGAAAAAAGAAAAAATGTTTTAAAGCTTTGTAAAGATTATCAAGCAATTATAACCTCTGCAGATGAGAAAGACAGTTTAGTAAAAACAGGGCTTTTGAGCCATGATATAAATAATCTTATTCAACTTTAA
- the dnaN gene encoding DNA polymerase III subunit beta has product MRFVVDKSTLQDNISKVIPAAASTKVTSVLECVLIEAEDVVVFTTNDMRMQMQTEFQAEILERGAALVKAKLLSDIVKKLPSGDIEIIREDNEVKIRCQKIEFRLPTLDPLDFPKMDRKPIDSFCEFAANEFEDAMDKVIFATSKDETRPTFTGVLFEREGDSVNLVGMDGHRLAICKLKPIEVDGEFSKIVPAENLDDITKIIDIEEAEKVRVSFFENQALFEIGSTSVIVTLISGRFFDYKNVIPTEYSTKISISADVLESTLERASIVSKDEKTNVQAVIFEVSGMMFRVMSYSTDGRYEEDVLCDVEGKDIRIGFNVKYFLDVLKVLDGGVDIYITSLTSPSVVKQQGDEGYIYLVLPVKMPE; this is encoded by the coding sequence ATGAGATTTGTTGTGGACAAAAGCACTCTGCAAGATAATATTTCCAAGGTAATACCTGCTGCAGCATCAACAAAGGTAACATCAGTTTTGGAATGTGTATTAATTGAAGCAGAAGATGTAGTTGTATTTACCACAAACGATATGAGGATGCAAATGCAAACAGAGTTTCAGGCAGAGATTTTAGAAAGGGGAGCAGCACTTGTCAAGGCAAAGCTTCTATCTGATATTGTAAAAAAGCTTCCTTCTGGTGACATTGAAATAATAAGAGAGGACAACGAAGTAAAAATCAGGTGTCAGAAGATAGAATTTAGGCTCCCAACTCTTGACCCACTTGACTTTCCAAAGATGGACAGAAAGCCAATTGATAGCTTTTGTGAGTTTGCAGCAAACGAGTTTGAGGACGCAATGGACAAGGTTATATTTGCAACATCTAAGGATGAGACAAGGCCTACATTTACAGGAGTGCTTTTTGAAAGAGAAGGAGATAGTGTAAACCTTGTCGGGATGGACGGGCACAGGCTCGCAATTTGCAAATTAAAACCAATTGAAGTAGACGGCGAGTTTTCAAAGATTGTGCCAGCTGAGAACTTAGATGATATAACAAAGATAATAGACATTGAAGAAGCAGAAAAGGTAAGAGTTTCGTTCTTTGAAAATCAGGCTCTGTTTGAGATAGGCTCGACCAGCGTCATTGTAACCCTCATATCAGGTAGATTTTTTGACTATAAAAATGTCATTCCGACAGAGTATTCAACAAAGATTTCAATCTCAGCAGATGTTTTAGAGAGCACACTTGAAAGAGCATCAATTGTTTCAAAGGATGAGAAAACAAATGTCCAAGCTGTTATATTTGAGGTTTCTGGTATGATGTTCAGGGTCATGTCATATTCAACAGATGGAAGATACGAAGAAGATGTTCTTTGCGATGTTGAAGGAAAAGACATCAGAATTGGGTTTAATGTTAAATACTTTTTAGATGTTCTAAAGGTTTTAGATGGAGGAGTAGACATTTACATTACATCACTTACAAGCCCGAGCGTTGTAAAGCAGCAAGGGGATGAGGGCTACATCTATCTTGTGCTTCCTGTTAAGATGCCAGAATAA